The following proteins come from a genomic window of Malus domestica chromosome 02, GDT2T_hap1:
- the LOC114819452 gene encoding putative disease resistance protein RGA3 has protein sequence MDVLQGLITYPVEGILKSVGSLAAQEICLFRGFKKEATELAVSLEEIEQYLGDVAHQPQDRSMAVRNWVKKLKDVAHDADDVLEDINYDVLRRKVEIQNHMKKKVLDFFSLSNPILFRQKMAQKIKNINASLAGLKSEAPSIGLVVRPVDHSPPPIMRNRETDSSFGQYDKIIGREKIVSDIIKILMSKNQENNLSVMAVVGMGGLGKTTLAKSIFNHDAIRTPFVEKMWLCVSDTFEVNSILNRMLESLNSNRTGLTTREALLNDLKERLTDKRYILILDDVWNEEKNFWREFMDCLSKLNSGPGSIAIVTTRSAKVASITETMPRCDLKGLSVEDCWSVLKGEALPDGNASSLDSDQECIGRAIAKKCAGVPLAAKIYCEIEKDDLVQLWMAQGYLHSSPMEDKDARNYEYAHRREREDEYGNTKCKMHDLVHDLAEEVFKFESLTRDLDWMDDRALEIQHVARISSTTLERFLQGSVTRLRSLFPPRRFEFSNMFERFRDLRTLNLYKAEIEELPISIGELKRLREMENLINLRHVYFNKDKEFPFRITQLTHLQALRSFTLDRARRHTIDELGGLNEVKGELVIGSLEYVRDKKEAMKSNLVGKTHIRKLELKWKRSHYTERNGNFLDQDILEGLQSPPNLESLRIVKFMGAKFASCMMSDSLTEIQLSNCKKCEEVPPLGHLRKLQSIDIVDCPNLKSIPISSSQSLERLYIALCPKLRCTSIHSLSSLRHLQIENSVDFSPEADGEDDLSLNGCTSLCYLFIKECNGFKSILNGLQSCTSLRTLIIWNCRNLRTLSGHGLQTPVSLEGLSIFNCPRLEAIPSLDNLTFLTELKIRKCGRLTSIPSGLASCTSLTSLSVDDCRNLISLADHNLSSLQSLSSLSVSNCGKLQYLPKGLHSLSRLKRLWIGKFCKELDSFPDLQVPSEKLILYGWPKLKSLPQPIQHSTSLTSLSIKYFHGVEALPEWLGNLTSLTELEIWKCKNLMHLPTVEAMQRLTKLRKLQIRWCPRLKERCAKDGPEWPKIYHIPVIRATLKKGIKYENCIKRGEQAQYNKNLDAKIAGFGLSVVFSSDNGTSVVTSVMGRAGYLDPEYYNYQGLNFRVLLANLQGCNHRK, from the exons ATGGATGTGCTACAAGGTCTCATCACTTATCCGGTGGAGGGAATACTGAAGTCGGTCGGTTCGCTTGCTGCTCAAGAAATCTGTCTTTTCCGAGGATTTAAAAAAGAAGCAACTGAGCTTGCTGTATCGTTAGAGGAAATTGAACAGTACTTAGGCGATGTTGCCCACCAACCACAGGATCGGAGCATGGCAGTCAGAAACTGGGTCAAGAAACTGAAAGACGTAGCTCACGATGCCGATGACGTCTTGGAGGACATCAACTACGACGTTCTCCGGCGTAAAGTAGAAATTCAAAACCACATGAAGAAGAAGGTACTTGACTTCTTTTCGCTTTCCAATCCCATTTTATTTCGTCAAAAGATGGCACAAAAGATTAAGAACATCAATGCGTCACTGGCGGGTCTCAAGAGTGAGGCACCTTCCATTGGCTTAGTTGTAAGGCCAGTAGATCATAGCCCTCCTCCAATTATGAGGAACAGAGAAACTGACTCGAGCTTCGGTCAGTATGACAAGATCATTGGAAGGGAGAAAATTGTGTCGGATATCATTAAAATCTTGATGTCCAAGAATCAGGAAAATAACCTTTCGGTTATGGCCGTTGTGGGAATGGGAGGACTCGGAAAGACGACTTTGGCAAAATCAATATTCAATCATGATGCTATTCGTACGCcttttgttgaaaaaatgtGGTTGTGTGTATCCGACACTTTTGAGGTTAATTCGATTCTAAATCGGATGTTAGAATCCCTTAACTCAAACAGGACAGGACTTACAACTCGGGAAGCATTGCTGAATGACCTCAAAGAAAGGTTGACAGACAAGAGATATATTCTGATACTTGATGATGTTTGGAATGAAGAGAAGAATTTTTGGAGGGAGTTTATGGACTGTTTGTCGAAACTCAATTCAGGTCCCGGAAGCATTGCCATTGTTACTACCCGTAGTGCTAAGGTTGCATCAATCACTGAGACAATGCCGAGGTGTGATTTGAAGGGCCTATCGGTGGAGGATTGTTGGTCTGTATTAAAGGGTGAAGCATTACCAGATGGTAATGCTTCTTCTCTAGATTCAGATCAAGAGTGCATTGGAAGGGCCATAGCTAAAAAGTGTGCTGGTGTACCATTGGCGGCGAAGATAT ATTGTGAAATTGAAAAAGATGACTTGGTCCAGCTCTGGATGGCTCAAGGATATCTCCATTCTTCTCCCATGGAGGATAAAG ATGCTAGAAACTATGAGTATGCACatagaagagaaagagaagatgaGTATGGGAATACCAAATGCAAGATGCATGATCTTGTGCATGATCTTGCTGAGGAAGTATTCAAATTTGAAAGCTTAACGCGAGACTTGGATTGGATGGACGATAGAGCACTTGAGATTCAGCATGTTGCCCGGATTTCTTCCACCACACTTGAAAGATTTCTACAAGGGAGTGTTACGAGATTGCGGTCGTTGTTTCCTCCACGACGCTTTGAGTTCAGTAACATGTTTGAAAGGTTTAGAGATTTACGGACGTTAAATTTATACAAGGCTGAAATAGAGGAGTTGCCCATCTCAATTGGAGAGTTGAAACGCTTGAG GGAAATGGAAAATTTGATCAACTTGAGGCATGTTTATTTCAATAAGGATAAGGAATTTCCATTTCGGATAACACAATTGACTCACCTGCAAGCACTACGTTCCTTTACTTTGGATAGAGCAAGGCGTCATACAATTGATGAGCTGGGCGGGCTAAATGAAGTGAAAGGGGAACTAGTTATTGGATCATTGGAATATGtgagagacaagaaagaagCAATGAAATCAAATTTAGTGGGAAAAACACACATACGAAAATTGGAATTAAAATGGAAGAGGAGCCATTATACGGAAAGAAATGGCAATTTTCTTGACCAGGATATTCTTGAAGGCCTTCAGTCGCCCCCCAATTTAGAAAGCTTGAGGATTGTGAAATTTATGGGTGCTAAATTTGCATCATGTATGATGAGTGATTCGTTAACAGAGATTCAACTATCCAATTGCAAAAAATGTGAGGAGGTCCCACCGCTCGGACACTTGCGGAAACTTCAAAGTATTGATATTGTGGATTGCCCCAATCTAAAATCCATTCCAATTTCATCATCCCAATCTCTTGAACGGTTGTACATAGCTCTTTGCCCAAAGTTAAGATGCACTTCAATTCACAGTCTGTCTTCACTCCGTCATTTGCAAATCGAGAACTCGGTAGATTTCTCACCGGAGGCGGACGGGGAGGACGACTTGTCTTTAAACGGTTGCACATCCCTCTGTTATTTGTTTATTAAAGAATGCAATGGATTCAAAAGTATACTGAATGGGCTCCAATCTTGTACTAGTCTTCGCACACTAATTATCTGGAATTGTCGTAATTTGAGGACTTTGTCGGGTCATGGGCTACAAACCCCCGTCTCTCTCGAAGGTCTAAGTATCTTTAATTGCCCTCGTCTAGAGGCTATTCCCAGTTTAGACAACCTTACATTCCTCACTGAGTTGAAGATTAGGAAATGCGGTCGATTAACAAGTATACCGAGTGGGCTTGCATCCTGCACGTCTCTTACCAGTTTGTCTGTCGATGATTGCCGCAATTTGATATCTCTGGCGGATCACAATTTGTCCAGCTTGCAATCTCTTTCCTCTCTATCTGTGTCTAATTGTGGGAAATTACAATATTTGCCCAAGGGGCTGCACTCTCTATCTCGTTTGAAAAGGTTGTGGATCGGTAAGTTCTGCAAGGAGCTCGATTCTTTCCCGGATCTTCAGGTCCCATCggaaaaattaatattatacGGGTGGCCTAAGCTCAAGTCTCTGCCTCAGCCAATTCAACACTCTACTTCTCTAACATCTTTGTCTATTAAATATTTCCATGGTGTGGAGGCTCTTCCAGAGTGGTTGGGCAACCTTACATCTCTTACAGAGTTGGAAATTTGGAAATGTAAGAATCTGATGCATCTGCCTACGGTCGAAGCTATGCAACGCCTAACCAAATTACGTAAGCTACAGATCCGATGGTGTCCCCGTCTCAAAGAAAGATGCGCCAAGGACGGCCCTGAATGGCCAAAGATTTATCACATTCCAGTTATCAGag CTACACTTAAGAAGGGAATCAAATATGAGAATTGCATTAAGAGAGGAGAGCAAGCACAGTACAACAAAAACTTGGACGCGAAAATAGCAGGTTTTGGTCTGTCTGTGGTTTTTTCGAGTGATAATGGGACTAGTGTGGTGACATCAGTCATGGGCAGAGCGGGTTATCTTGATCCCGA GTACTATAATTATCAAGGGTTGAATTTTAGAGTTTTACTGGCTAACCTGCAAGGCTGCAATCATAGAAAGTGA